Proteins encoded by one window of Bryobacteraceae bacterium:
- a CDS encoding nucleotidyl transferase AbiEii/AbiGii toxin family protein: MSSLREAAAALIGTLERLGFRYAIGGSFASSLHGVARATQDIDLVVDLPLPRVRELYSAVAADFYADEETMLDAIRRGRPFNLIHLASGLKFDIFAASAHPIGREQLSHRLRLATALLGGDPLEVQVVSAEDIVLAKLLWYRDGGEVSERQWNDLVNLMQIQRNRLDLEYLRAQAERLGVATLLNRLADQR, translated from the coding sequence ATGAGTAGCCTCCGTGAGGCGGCCGCGGCTCTAATCGGTACGCTGGAGCGCCTGGGTTTCCGCTACGCGATTGGCGGCAGTTTCGCGAGTTCGCTGCACGGCGTGGCCCGCGCGACCCAGGATATCGATCTGGTTGTGGACCTTCCGCTCCCGCGAGTCCGCGAGTTGTACTCAGCCGTAGCCGCCGACTTCTACGCCGACGAGGAAACGATGCTGGATGCGATTCGCCGGGGCCGGCCCTTCAACCTGATTCATCTGGCGTCCGGCTTGAAATTCGACATCTTCGCGGCGTCGGCCCACCCGATCGGCCGGGAGCAACTGTCGCACCGGCTTCGGCTGGCGACGGCGCTACTCGGAGGCGATCCGCTCGAGGTCCAGGTGGTCTCCGCCGAGGACATCGTGCTGGCGAAACTCCTCTGGTACCGGGATGGCGGTGAGGTCTCGGAGCGGCAATGGAACGATCTCGTGAATCTGATGCAGATCCAGAGAAACCGGCTGGACCTCGAATACCTGAGGGCCCAAGCGGAACGGCTGGGGGTCGCCACGCTGCTCAACCGTCTGGCGGATCAGCGATGA
- a CDS encoding DNA alkylation repair protein: MTARVAAIVEELRGIGDPRNVAGMARFGIVSKNTLGISVTTLRRLAKPIGRDQKLAEQLWKTGIHEARVLACFVAEPDKVTGAVAARWVRDFDNWAVCDAACYHLFDKTDWAWEKAREWAGRDEEFVKRAGFAVVAAMAVHDKSAPDAIFRRFLPLIRREATDERNFVKKAVNWALRQIGKRNPALNAAAIAEAERIAEIDSRAARWVAKDALRELRRWKPRRGQER, encoded by the coding sequence ATGACGGCCCGCGTGGCCGCGATCGTCGAGGAGCTGCGCGGAATCGGCGACCCGCGCAATGTCGCCGGAATGGCGCGGTTCGGAATCGTATCGAAGAACACGTTGGGAATCAGCGTCACCACGCTCCGGAGGCTGGCGAAGCCGATTGGGCGGGATCAGAAACTGGCCGAGCAACTCTGGAAAACAGGAATCCATGAGGCGCGAGTGCTGGCGTGTTTCGTCGCCGAACCGGACAAGGTCACGGGGGCCGTGGCCGCCCGCTGGGTGCGGGACTTCGATAACTGGGCCGTGTGCGACGCCGCCTGTTACCACCTCTTCGACAAGACCGACTGGGCATGGGAGAAGGCGCGAGAGTGGGCGGGCCGCGACGAGGAGTTCGTGAAGCGCGCCGGATTCGCCGTTGTGGCGGCGATGGCGGTGCATGACAAAAGCGCTCCGGACGCGATATTTCGGCGTTTTCTGCCGCTGATCCGCCGCGAGGCGACCGACGAGCGGAACTTTGTGAAGAAGGCCGTGAACTGGGCGCTTCGGCAGATCGGGAAACGAAACCCGGCGTTGAATGCAGCTGCAATCGCGGAAGCCGAGCGGATTGCGGAGATCGACTCGCGCGCGGCGCGGTGGGTGGCTAAGGATGCGTTGCGGGAACTGCGGCGTTGGAAGCCGAGGCGGGGTCAGGAACGGTAA
- a CDS encoding YceI family protein codes for MMKLLAAIVSVGLAAAETYTIQPAAGSEFRLYITKTGPIMGGKKHDLLFERYQGKLEYDAAAPEKSSVEFAVESGSMVVKDDWVKQGQLKDIRDEALGKNGLEAEKHSKITFKSSSTGKAPDGSFGVHGTLTIRGIAKPAVVTVKLGGEGARLTLDGTSKVKLTDYGIKPPKAALGLVGTQDEMEVRFRVVAAK; via the coding sequence ATGATGAAGTTACTGGCGGCAATCGTATCGGTGGGACTGGCTGCGGCGGAGACGTACACCATTCAGCCAGCGGCGGGGTCTGAGTTTCGGCTCTACATCACCAAGACCGGCCCCATCATGGGTGGCAAGAAGCACGATCTGCTGTTCGAGCGGTACCAGGGGAAACTCGAGTACGACGCGGCCGCGCCCGAGAAATCGAGCGTGGAGTTCGCGGTTGAATCCGGAAGTATGGTGGTGAAGGACGATTGGGTCAAGCAGGGGCAATTGAAGGATATTCGCGACGAGGCGCTCGGAAAAAACGGCCTCGAAGCGGAGAAGCATTCCAAGATAACCTTCAAGTCGTCCTCCACCGGGAAGGCCCCGGACGGGTCTTTCGGCGTCCATGGGACGCTCACAATCCGCGGGATCGCGAAGCCGGCGGTGGTCACGGTGAAGCTCGGCGGCGAGGGCGCCCGGCTGACCCTTGATGGGACGTCGAAGGTGAAGCTCACCGACTACGGGATCAAGCCGCCGAAGGCCGCGCTCGGACTGGTGGGGACTCAGGATGAGATGGAGGTGCGGTTCCGCGTGGTCGCGGCGAAATGA